In Sphingobacterium zeae, one genomic interval encodes:
- a CDS encoding endonuclease/exonuclease/phosphatase family protein, producing the protein MDANKNREKINSGFFSVLTYNVAGLPGIISSAITGRSRSIAEIGKKINPFDIVNVQEDFNYNRSLYWGGNSHPYRTRTKGRVPFGDGLNTLSHFPMTDVVRVPWKKRTGADFLTPKGFTLVQIEIVPEVWLDVYNVHANAQNSRKASSARRDNLNQLRDYIGEHSSGKPLIVMGDFNAHYSFCDDNLHDFMDSTALVDSWVELENGGLVPEARHEFKPQHMLSICNQSESIDKILYRSSSDLSLAARDYNIENNLFTNAKGLPLSDHYALALNFNWAIHP; encoded by the coding sequence ATGGACGCAAATAAGAATAGAGAAAAAATAAATTCAGGTTTTTTTTCAGTGCTTACGTATAATGTAGCGGGATTGCCCGGGATTATTTCGTCGGCAATTACAGGAAGAAGCAGAAGTATTGCTGAAATTGGAAAGAAGATCAATCCTTTTGACATTGTTAATGTGCAGGAGGATTTCAATTATAATAGAAGTCTATATTGGGGCGGTAATTCACATCCATATCGCACAAGAACCAAGGGACGTGTTCCCTTTGGTGATGGTCTCAATACCCTGTCTCATTTTCCGATGACCGATGTTGTCCGTGTGCCCTGGAAGAAACGTACAGGAGCCGATTTTCTGACACCAAAGGGCTTCACCTTAGTTCAGATAGAAATCGTTCCTGAAGTCTGGTTAGATGTGTATAATGTTCATGCAAATGCACAAAATAGCAGAAAAGCTTCAAGTGCACGCCGGGATAATCTCAATCAGCTACGTGATTATATTGGAGAGCATTCGAGCGGTAAGCCACTTATTGTAATGGGTGATTTTAATGCACATTATAGCTTTTGTGATGATAATCTGCATGATTTTATGGATTCAACGGCTTTGGTTGATAGCTGGGTTGAACTCGAAAATGGGGGGTTAGTGCCAGAGGCCCGCCACGAGTTCAAACCTCAGCATATGTTGTCTATATGTAATCAGAGCGAATCCATTGATAAGATTCTTTACAGGAGCAGCAGTGACCTCAGTCTTGCTGCCCGGGACTATAATATAGAAAACAATTTATTCACGAATGCGAAAGGGCTGCCGTTGTCAGATCATTATGCGTTGGCGCTCAATTTTAATTGGGCGATCCACCCTTAG
- a CDS encoding phosphoglycerate kinase, which produces MKTVDDLNFAGKKALVRVDFNVPLDENFNITDDNRIQGAAPTIKKILKDGGSVILMSHLGRPKDGPTDKYSLKHIVAHLSQVLGTDVHFANDCIGTEAVEKAAALQAGQVLLLENLRFYKEEEKGDVEFAEKLSKLGDIYVNDAFGTAHRAHASTAIVAQFFPGSKYSGYLMAAEVGNAEKVLNNPVRPFTAIMGGAKVSDKIQLIEALLDKVDNLLIGGGMAYTFIKARGGEIGQSLVEIDKLDLANELVKKAKEKGVNLVIPTDAQIADAFSNDANVYDGPNDQIPADLQGLDIGQESAANFAAIIKNSKTVLWNGPMGVFEFDTFAKGTKAVADAVVDATKNGAFSLIGGGDSAAAVSKFGMTEDVSYVSTGGGALLEYMEGKVLPGVKALED; this is translated from the coding sequence ATGAAAACAGTAGACGATTTAAATTTTGCAGGTAAAAAGGCCTTGGTACGTGTGGATTTCAACGTGCCTTTGGATGAAAATTTCAATATTACGGATGATAATCGTATCCAGGGAGCGGCTCCAACGATAAAGAAGATTTTGAAAGATGGTGGAAGCGTGATATTGATGTCCCATTTAGGAAGGCCAAAAGATGGTCCTACTGATAAGTATTCATTAAAACATATTGTTGCACATCTTTCACAGGTTTTAGGTACTGATGTTCACTTTGCCAATGATTGTATCGGTACAGAGGCCGTAGAAAAAGCGGCAGCTTTACAGGCTGGTCAGGTTTTATTGCTAGAAAACCTTCGCTTCTATAAAGAAGAAGAAAAGGGAGATGTTGAATTTGCTGAGAAGTTGTCAAAATTAGGCGATATCTATGTGAACGATGCTTTCGGTACAGCCCATAGAGCGCATGCTTCGACAGCAATTGTTGCGCAATTTTTTCCAGGATCGAAATATAGTGGTTACCTGATGGCAGCTGAGGTCGGAAATGCAGAAAAAGTATTAAACAATCCGGTTAGACCATTTACGGCTATCATGGGTGGAGCAAAAGTTTCTGATAAAATTCAGTTAATTGAGGCCTTATTGGATAAAGTTGACAACCTTTTAATTGGTGGAGGTATGGCTTATACGTTCATCAAAGCTAGAGGGGGTGAAATTGGTCAATCATTGGTTGAAATCGATAAACTTGATTTAGCGAATGAGTTGGTGAAAAAAGCGAAGGAAAAAGGTGTAAACTTGGTTATTCCTACGGATGCTCAGATTGCAGATGCATTTTCCAACGATGCCAATGTGTATGATGGACCAAATGATCAAATTCCTGCAGATTTGCAAGGTCTGGATATTGGTCAGGAGTCTGCAGCAAATTTCGCTGCGATCATCAAAAATTCTAAAACGGTTCTTTGGAACGGTCCAATGGGTGTTTTTGAATTTGATACCTTTGCAAAGGGTACCAAAGCTGTAGCTGATGCTGTTGTGGATGCAACGAAGAATGGGGCATTCTCTTTAATAGGAGGTGGTGATTCTGCTGCTGCGGTAAGTAAATTTGGTATGACTGAAGATGTAAGTTATGTCAGTACAGGCGGTGGTGCGCTTTTGGAATACATGGAAGGAAAGGTGCTTCCTGGTGTAAAGGCACTCGAAGATTAA
- the sppA gene encoding signal peptide peptidase SppA: MKSFFKYVLATITGIVISFVVLFIVLMGIIGAIISSASSDQEIVVKSNSVLYLSFDYDITERSEANPLGSLNLPGYSTKNIGLDDILARIKYAATDGNIKGIYLDASHVGVGFASLKEVRDELLAFKKTGKFVVAYNAGYDQKAYYVASIADKVYVNPQGTIDFKGLASSTMFYKDLLDKVGVEMQIVKVGTFKSAVEPFFLNKMSDPNRLQVTSYLGSIYSTFINEIAASRNIAADSLRAIANDYRVRDADDAVRYKLADAKLYKDELLSDLRKRLKISEKDEISFVSLLDYNKKLKDDASGSEVAVLYAAGEIVDGEGTGPGQIGGDKFSRELRKLREDDAVKAVVLRVNSPGGSALASDIIWREVILTKKVKPVIVSMGDLAASGGYYISAAADSIFAEPTTITGSIGVFGVIPNFQNLMNNKIGVHYDGVKTGKFADLMTSFDRPLTAEERDIIQREVDKVYGTFTKVVADGRKLSIADVDSIGQGRVWTGAQGVNNKLVDRLGNLDAAIQAAAKKANLSNYKVSQYPEKEDPFTSILNNSKEKVQVWLAKEQMGEYYRYFDVMKKATAQTGVQARLPYSVEIH, translated from the coding sequence ATGAAATCATTTTTTAAGTATGTACTGGCAACAATTACAGGGATTGTAATTTCTTTTGTTGTGTTATTTATTGTTCTGATGGGAATTATTGGAGCGATTATCAGTTCGGCATCCTCTGATCAGGAAATTGTTGTGAAAAGCAATTCAGTTTTATACCTTTCCTTTGATTATGACATCACCGAGAGGAGTGAAGCTAATCCTTTGGGTAGTCTCAATCTTCCAGGTTATTCCACTAAAAATATTGGTCTAGACGATATTTTGGCGAGGATCAAGTATGCAGCTACCGATGGCAATATTAAAGGGATTTATTTAGATGCTAGCCATGTCGGTGTTGGCTTTGCGAGTTTAAAGGAAGTAAGGGACGAACTTTTGGCCTTTAAGAAGACGGGTAAATTTGTTGTTGCTTATAATGCCGGCTACGACCAAAAGGCTTATTATGTGGCAAGCATCGCTGATAAGGTGTATGTTAATCCACAAGGTACAATCGATTTTAAAGGGTTGGCAAGTTCTACGATGTTCTATAAAGATCTTTTGGATAAGGTTGGGGTAGAGATGCAAATTGTGAAGGTGGGTACATTTAAAAGCGCTGTTGAACCTTTCTTTTTAAATAAAATGAGCGATCCCAATCGCTTGCAGGTAACATCATATTTGGGAAGTATATACAGTACCTTTATTAATGAAATAGCAGCGAGCAGAAATATTGCTGCCGATTCATTACGCGCTATTGCGAATGACTATCGTGTCCGGGATGCGGACGACGCGGTAAGATATAAGCTTGCAGATGCCAAGTTGTATAAAGACGAACTTTTATCGGATTTGAGAAAACGTCTGAAAATTTCGGAAAAGGATGAGATATCGTTTGTTTCCCTATTGGATTATAATAAAAAGTTAAAAGATGATGCGAGCGGATCTGAAGTCGCGGTTCTTTATGCTGCCGGAGAAATTGTTGACGGGGAGGGGACAGGACCAGGTCAAATCGGTGGTGATAAATTCTCCCGCGAACTACGGAAATTAAGAGAAGATGATGCTGTTAAAGCTGTTGTTTTGCGTGTGAATTCACCAGGTGGATCTGCTTTAGCGTCGGATATTATCTGGCGGGAGGTTATTTTGACCAAGAAAGTGAAACCTGTAATCGTGTCGATGGGAGATTTAGCTGCATCAGGTGGGTATTATATCTCGGCGGCAGCAGATTCGATATTTGCTGAACCAACTACAATTACAGGATCTATTGGTGTATTTGGTGTGATTCCTAATTTCCAAAATCTGATGAACAATAAAATTGGAGTGCATTATGATGGTGTAAAGACGGGTAAGTTTGCTGATTTGATGACTTCTTTCGATCGGCCGTTGACAGCAGAAGAAAGGGATATCATCCAGCGGGAAGTGGATAAAGTATATGGTACATTTACTAAAGTTGTTGCAGACGGCCGTAAATTATCCATTGCTGATGTGGATAGCATTGGACAGGGAAGAGTTTGGACTGGCGCGCAGGGGGTGAACAATAAATTGGTTGACCGCCTCGGTAACTTGGATGCCGCTATTCAGGCTGCCGCAAAAAAGGCCAATTTGAGTAACTATAAAGTGTCGCAGTATCCGGAGAAAGAAGATCCTTTTACCTCGATATTAAATAATTCAAAAGAAAAAGTCCAAGTTTGGCTTGCGAAAGAGCAAATGGGCGAGTACTATCGCTATTTTGATGTTATGAAAAAAGCTACAGCACAGACGGGGGTACAGGCGAGATTGCCGTATAGCGTTGAGATTCACTAG
- the folK gene encoding 2-amino-4-hydroxy-6-hydroxymethyldihydropteridine diphosphokinase, translating to MNKIYILLGTNLGDRFQQLNLARKQLEKHVGEIIEASSIYETAAWGVKDQPAFLNQVILVASALPPLDCLKLTQHIEQELGRVRKEKWGERVIDIDLLYFKPRNHRPTITSDSTPLHCPT from the coding sequence ATGAATAAGATATATATCCTATTGGGCACCAATCTAGGGGATCGTTTCCAGCAGCTTAATTTAGCGAGAAAGCAGCTTGAGAAACATGTTGGAGAGATAATTGAAGCATCATCAATTTATGAAACTGCCGCCTGGGGAGTTAAAGACCAACCAGCTTTTTTAAATCAGGTCATCTTGGTGGCGTCCGCATTACCGCCCTTAGACTGCTTAAAACTGACACAGCATATCGAACAGGAATTGGGACGTGTACGTAAAGAAAAGTGGGGAGAAAGAGTTATTGACATCGACCTACTCTACTTCAAACCAAGAAATCATCGACCTACCATCACTTCAGATTCCACACCCCTACATTGCCCAACGTAG
- a CDS encoding Hpt domain-containing protein, with amino-acid sequence MNHLDIELISLNMFDNQELIKQFVSMYLIQTPVDLDKLRQALAEGNLQKIGDAAHHIKPTMDYIGAFHLKEKFEELENHAKNKESLEILRATFGIIDIEMKELLFELEQYEKTI; translated from the coding sequence ATGAACCATCTCGACATTGAACTGATCAGCCTAAACATGTTCGACAATCAAGAATTAATTAAACAATTTGTATCAATGTACCTTATTCAAACACCTGTCGATCTCGATAAGCTCCGCCAGGCATTAGCTGAAGGTAACCTGCAGAAAATTGGCGATGCCGCCCATCATATCAAACCGACAATGGACTATATAGGTGCTTTTCATCTGAAAGAAAAATTTGAAGAATTGGAGAACCACGCAAAAAACAAGGAATCTTTAGAGATACTGCGGGCAACTTTCGGTATCATCGATATCGAGATGAAGGAACTCCTTTTTGAATTGGAACAATATGAAAAAACGATCTAA
- the pssA gene encoding CDP-diacylglycerol--serine O-phosphatidyltransferase yields MKKHIPNLLTCLNLFSGCIAVLMALQGNIKIVTICVFASGIFDFFDGMVARLLHVKSSIGKELDSLADMVSFGFLPGTIMFTLASKVFPDGSLYPYLGFIITVFSALRLAKFNLDERQTSDFIGLNTPMNTFYVLSLPYIAETYPQLVLNPLILMGSVLLTSYLLVSEIRLFSMKFSSMEWKANKYRFIFLILTVIFFTIGQFMALPVILILYFILSALHFNKKNDLA; encoded by the coding sequence ATGAAAAAACATATCCCGAATCTGCTGACTTGTCTAAATTTATTTAGTGGGTGTATCGCTGTATTAATGGCATTACAAGGTAATATTAAAATCGTTACCATCTGTGTGTTTGCGTCGGGGATATTTGATTTTTTTGACGGAATGGTAGCGCGTCTTCTCCATGTTAAATCGTCGATTGGGAAGGAACTTGACTCGTTGGCCGATATGGTTAGTTTTGGCTTTTTACCTGGAACAATCATGTTTACTTTAGCGTCAAAGGTATTTCCTGATGGCTCTTTATATCCTTATTTGGGATTTATTATTACAGTTTTCTCGGCTTTACGTTTAGCAAAGTTCAACCTGGATGAGCGCCAAACTTCGGATTTCATTGGTTTGAATACACCTATGAATACATTTTATGTGCTTTCACTTCCTTATATCGCTGAGACCTATCCACAGCTTGTTTTAAATCCGTTGATTTTAATGGGTAGTGTCCTTTTAACAAGTTATCTGTTGGTAAGTGAAATTAGGCTGTTTTCGATGAAATTTAGTTCAATGGAATGGAAAGCAAATAAATATCGTTTTATATTTCTGATCTTGACTGTGATTTTTTTTACGATTGGTCAATTTATGGCTCTTCCCGTTATTCTCATTTTGTATTTCATCTTATCTGCATTGCATTTCAATAAAAAAAACGATCTGGCTTAG
- the rho gene encoding transcription termination factor Rho: MDINELNAKLVSELREIAKLIGIADADKLRKQELIERISNTGAEEEAAPASAEKVSKVEEDSQEHAERTRKRVRTIKTAEPVTVRKREVSEHEETPVAAEDTVAAEKGAQPEKTIQTPKTESNSSSTDFDNVIVNEGVLEIMPDGYGFLRSSDYNYLTSPDDIYVSQSQIKLFGLKTGDTVRGCIRPPKEGEKYFPLVRVEAINGQNPAEVRDRVPFDYLTPLFPDERLNLDMGVGNYSTRIMDLFTPIGKGQRGLIVAQPKTGKTNLLKEVANAIAKNHPEVYLIILLIDERPEEVTDMARSVRAEVVSSTFDEPADRHVKIANIVLEKAKRMVECGHDVVILLDSITRLARAYNTVAPASGKILSGGVDANALHKPKRFFGAARNIENGGSLTILATALTDTGSKMDEVIFEEFKGTGNMELQLDRKLANKRIFPAIDITASSTRRDDLLTDKETLQRIWVLRNHLSDMNSTEAMEFLQGQLRGTKSNEEFLISMNG, from the coding sequence ATGGATATTAACGAATTAAACGCTAAACTCGTATCAGAATTGCGCGAGATTGCTAAGTTGATCGGTATCGCAGATGCTGATAAATTGCGTAAACAAGAATTAATCGAAAGAATTAGTAATACTGGCGCAGAAGAGGAAGCCGCTCCAGCTTCAGCTGAAAAGGTATCAAAAGTAGAGGAAGATAGTCAGGAACATGCTGAACGTACACGTAAACGTGTGCGGACCATTAAAACTGCGGAACCTGTAACGGTAAGGAAACGTGAAGTTTCTGAGCATGAAGAAACCCCCGTTGCAGCCGAGGATACAGTAGCAGCAGAAAAAGGCGCCCAACCTGAAAAAACCATTCAAACTCCTAAAACAGAAAGCAATTCTTCAAGTACAGATTTCGATAATGTAATTGTTAATGAGGGGGTATTGGAAATCATGCCTGATGGTTATGGCTTCTTACGTTCTTCAGACTATAATTATTTGACATCCCCTGATGATATTTATGTATCACAATCTCAAATCAAATTATTTGGTCTGAAAACGGGGGATACTGTTCGTGGTTGTATCCGTCCACCCAAAGAGGGCGAAAAATATTTTCCTTTGGTCAGAGTAGAGGCTATCAATGGACAAAATCCTGCAGAGGTACGTGATCGTGTGCCATTTGATTATTTGACACCATTATTCCCTGATGAGCGTTTAAATTTAGATATGGGCGTTGGAAATTACTCCACACGTATCATGGATTTATTTACGCCTATAGGTAAAGGTCAACGTGGATTAATCGTTGCTCAACCGAAAACGGGTAAAACAAACTTGTTGAAAGAGGTTGCAAATGCTATTGCAAAAAATCATCCAGAAGTTTATTTGATTATCTTATTAATCGATGAGCGTCCTGAGGAGGTTACTGATATGGCAAGAAGCGTACGCGCAGAAGTTGTTTCTTCGACATTTGATGAGCCGGCTGACCGTCATGTAAAAATAGCGAATATCGTGCTTGAAAAAGCAAAACGTATGGTAGAATGTGGACATGATGTCGTTATCTTGTTAGACTCGATTACAAGATTGGCACGTGCATATAACACCGTGGCGCCTGCATCAGGTAAAATTTTGTCAGGTGGTGTGGATGCTAATGCTTTACACAAGCCAAAACGTTTCTTTGGTGCTGCCCGGAATATTGAAAATGGTGGTTCATTGACGATCTTAGCAACAGCATTGACAGATACAGGTTCTAAAATGGATGAAGTTATTTTTGAGGAATTCAAAGGTACAGGTAATATGGAATTGCAGTTGGATCGTAAGTTGGCAAACAAACGAATTTTCCCTGCAATCGATATCACGGCATCGAGTACACGCCGTGATGATCTATTGACTGACAAAGAAACATTACAACGTATCTGGGTACTTCGTAACCACTTATCGGATATGAATTCTACAGAGGCCATGGAATTTTTACAAGGTCAATTGCGTGGAACTAAATCAAATGAAGAATTTTTGATCAGTATGAATGGGTAA
- a CDS encoding MFS transporter gives MEQQQTKTNYPALYTLIIVFFFWGFIAAGNSVFIPFCKNYFHLDQFQSQLIDFAFYTAYYIGALLLFIFSSIGGKDLVGKWGYKKSIVYGLLFSALGAAAMIVAVEVNLYVGMLLGLFVVALGFSLQQTAANPFAVLLGDPKTGASRVNLGGGINSFGTTIGPLVIGFSLFGTFEPISDSEIANLPLNKVVYLYIGVGLLFILAAALFNFSKKVPAGISDEPMEKANKALRTLIIMTVLLFGMFTPVFLSYKSDLALEVEQLHKQVSSLTDPAQIDQLKSQIKEIAKPLETQRMLWLAGALVVVIGGLLFSNKSAQKNPEGWGAMKYPQLALGMLALFIYVGIEVAIGSNLGELLTLKEFGHLQSSQITPYVSMYWGSMMIGRWAGAITAFNLTKTTKNGLLVIVPLVAFSIIIGVNTLAGFEMSHLYYYVVCIILQIVAFYLSKEKPARTLIIFGLFGIIAMLVGLFSSGTIAIYAFLSGGLACSIMWSSIFSLSIVGLGKYTAQGSAFLVMMILGGGVLPPIQGKLADIIGIHNSYILPLVGFCYVVFFAIFVKGILTKQGINIDEIEAEGGH, from the coding sequence ATGGAACAGCAACAAACTAAAACCAATTACCCCGCGCTTTACACACTAATTATTGTGTTTTTCTTCTGGGGGTTCATTGCGGCAGGGAACAGTGTTTTTATACCGTTCTGCAAAAATTACTTTCATTTAGATCAGTTTCAATCCCAGCTGATTGACTTTGCTTTTTATACGGCCTATTACATCGGCGCATTACTACTATTTATTTTCAGTTCAATTGGTGGAAAAGACCTGGTTGGAAAATGGGGATATAAAAAGAGTATCGTTTATGGTTTACTTTTCTCAGCTTTAGGTGCTGCCGCCATGATCGTCGCTGTCGAAGTGAACCTCTATGTTGGTATGTTGTTGGGTCTCTTCGTCGTTGCACTGGGTTTTTCATTACAACAGACCGCGGCAAATCCATTTGCAGTTTTATTGGGTGATCCAAAAACCGGAGCGTCGCGCGTCAACCTTGGTGGAGGTATCAACTCTTTCGGTACGACAATAGGCCCACTTGTTATCGGATTTTCATTATTCGGAACTTTTGAACCTATTTCTGACTCCGAAATTGCCAACCTTCCTTTAAATAAAGTAGTCTATCTTTATATAGGCGTTGGCCTGCTGTTTATTTTAGCTGCAGCGCTATTTAATTTCAGTAAAAAAGTTCCTGCTGGGATTAGCGACGAGCCGATGGAAAAAGCGAACAAAGCTTTACGTACATTGATTATTATGACTGTTTTGCTATTCGGTATGTTCACACCCGTTTTTTTAAGCTATAAAAGTGATTTAGCACTAGAAGTAGAGCAATTACACAAACAAGTTTCGAGCTTAACGGATCCCGCCCAGATCGATCAACTCAAATCACAGATTAAAGAAATTGCCAAACCTCTTGAAACACAGCGTATGCTCTGGTTAGCAGGCGCATTGGTTGTTGTCATTGGCGGTTTGTTGTTCTCTAATAAAAGTGCCCAAAAGAATCCAGAAGGTTGGGGTGCGATGAAATACCCTCAATTGGCTTTAGGTATGCTTGCTTTGTTTATCTATGTCGGCATCGAAGTAGCCATTGGTAGTAACCTAGGCGAATTATTAACCCTAAAAGAATTTGGTCATCTGCAATCATCACAAATTACACCTTATGTATCCATGTACTGGGGGAGTATGATGATCGGACGATGGGCAGGCGCAATAACTGCGTTTAACTTAACTAAAACCACCAAAAATGGCTTATTGGTAATAGTTCCACTCGTTGCCTTCTCTATTATTATTGGAGTTAATACACTCGCTGGATTTGAAATGTCACACCTCTATTATTATGTTGTTTGTATTATTCTTCAAATTGTAGCATTCTACCTAAGTAAAGAGAAACCTGCTCGCACGTTAATTATTTTCGGATTATTCGGAATTATTGCCATGTTGGTTGGCTTGTTCTCATCGGGTACAATCGCTATCTATGCTTTCTTATCAGGAGGTCTCGCATGTTCAATAATGTGGTCGTCCATTTTCAGTTTATCCATTGTTGGTTTGGGTAAATACACCGCTCAAGGTTCGGCGTTCCTTGTTATGATGATTCTTGGGGGAGGTGTTCTTCCTCCGATCCAAGGAAAATTAGCAGATATTATCGGTATTCACAATTCATATATTCTACCATTGGTGGGATTCTGTTATGTTGTTTTCTTTGCGATCTTTGTGAAGGGAATATTAACAAAACAAGGAATCAACATTGACGAAATAGAGGCTGAAGGAGGACATTAA
- a CDS encoding N-acetylglucosamine kinase, which produces MIIIADGGSTKTNWCLLDDSNKKIYFNTEGYNPYFVDSEYIVNSLKKGLPQDLPFEKISEVNYYGAGVHNKEKAQIVVDALKEVFTTAKVEVGHDLLAAARALLGTQAGFAAILGTGTNSCLYDGKEITLNIDSGAYILGDEGSGSYIGKKLLADYVRNLMPKDVKEVFYNTYKMTKDEIMDAVYTKPMPNRFCASFSKFVYDNNVNIEYTRNIVDEAFEAFFRNLVSKYPNYQSYTFNCIGSVGYNFRNVLAEKAEQYGMKVGKILRSPIDDLVQFHIDRAAAMAK; this is translated from the coding sequence ATGATAATCATTGCTGACGGGGGATCAACAAAAACAAACTGGTGTTTGTTAGACGATTCGAATAAAAAAATCTACTTCAATACAGAAGGATATAATCCTTATTTTGTTGATAGTGAATACATTGTAAACTCCCTAAAAAAAGGACTACCGCAAGATTTGCCTTTTGAAAAAATCTCGGAAGTAAACTATTATGGTGCCGGAGTTCACAACAAGGAAAAAGCACAAATTGTAGTTGATGCCTTGAAAGAAGTATTTACAACAGCTAAGGTTGAAGTCGGACATGATCTTCTTGCTGCAGCGAGAGCATTATTAGGAACTCAAGCTGGGTTTGCTGCGATACTGGGAACAGGAACAAACTCCTGTCTTTATGATGGCAAAGAAATCACGCTAAACATCGACTCTGGAGCCTATATTTTAGGTGATGAGGGTTCTGGCAGCTATATCGGCAAAAAATTATTAGCGGATTATGTTCGTAATTTAATGCCTAAAGATGTGAAGGAAGTATTCTATAACACCTATAAAATGACAAAAGACGAAATTATGGATGCGGTTTATACCAAGCCTATGCCTAATCGTTTTTGTGCTAGTTTTAGCAAATTTGTTTATGACAATAATGTCAATATCGAATATACACGTAATATCGTCGATGAAGCTTTTGAAGCTTTTTTCAGAAACCTTGTCAGTAAATACCCGAATTATCAGAGCTATACTTTTAACTGTATAGGTTCAGTAGGCTATAATTTCAGAAATGTATTGGCTGAAAAAGCTGAACAATATGGAATGAAAGTAGGCAAAATATTACGCTCCCCGATTGACGACTTGGTACAATTTCACATTGATAGAGCGGCAGCTATGGCCAAATAA
- a CDS encoding UDP-2,3-diacylglucosamine diphosphatase — protein MKRSLDILVISDLHLGTYGSRAKELLLYLESVSPKILIMNGDIVDIWQFKKSYFPQEHLKVIKKIIDMSSSGTEVHYITGNHDEMLRKFTDLKLGNIKLSNKLLLSLNNQKVWIFHGDVFDASIHHSKWLAKLGGWGYDKLIQLNNIINYCLDKMGKEKFSLSKKIKNSVKKAVKYISDFEHTATELAIEKNYDFVICGHIHQPQIKEVITRKGTCTYMNSGDWIENLSSLEYKNGEWKLFYFEENKEQILKNKIIDIPLFSLEDLKKIVISS, from the coding sequence ATGAAAAGAAGCCTTGATATACTTGTAATCTCAGATTTACACCTTGGTACCTACGGCAGTAGAGCAAAAGAGCTTTTACTTTACTTGGAATCAGTATCTCCAAAAATATTGATAATGAATGGCGATATCGTAGACATTTGGCAATTTAAAAAAAGCTACTTTCCGCAGGAGCATCTCAAAGTTATCAAAAAAATTATTGACATGAGCTCTTCAGGTACAGAAGTGCATTACATCACAGGTAACCACGACGAAATGTTACGCAAGTTTACAGACCTAAAATTAGGTAATATCAAGCTGAGCAACAAACTACTTCTATCCCTCAATAACCAAAAAGTGTGGATCTTTCATGGGGATGTTTTTGACGCTTCCATTCATCATTCTAAATGGTTGGCAAAACTGGGTGGATGGGGTTATGATAAACTTATACAACTCAATAATATTATTAATTACTGTCTTGACAAAATGGGTAAGGAGAAATTCTCGCTATCAAAAAAAATTAAAAACTCTGTTAAAAAAGCGGTCAAATATATATCGGATTTTGAACATACAGCAACCGAGTTAGCCATAGAAAAAAACTACGATTTCGTCATCTGTGGACACATACATCAACCTCAAATCAAAGAAGTCATTACCCGAAAAGGAACCTGTACATATATGAATTCTGGTGATTGGATTGAAAATCTCAGTAGTTTGGAATATAAAAATGGTGAATGGAAACTGTTCTATTTTGAAGAAAACAAAGAACAAATCCTTAAAAACAAAATCATCGACATTCCCCTATTCAGTTTGGAAGATCTTAAAAAAATTGTTATATCTTCATAG